The candidate division WOR-3 bacterium genome has a window encoding:
- a CDS encoding 3D domain-containing protein codes for MNRWAIFAFFLVSGCLGPRVQNVYLDPVRQLPPAWLFSGVGPEQDVKTARYLGKFKITYYWVVEEKDYPSSRSVPLYTTDGSLLGRFSASFVNDFKTESAARLKDGTCLSYLKKQNRAQVVKKFLGHGGYTLTELKSVAVDPKVIPLGSTIYIPQAENVVVEGKRLNGIFYAHDIGSAVDGKHIDIFIGKKSNMAAFASAGLKSSGSVDVYILE; via the coding sequence ATGAATCGGTGGGCGATTTTCGCCTTTTTTCTTGTCTCGGGCTGCCTTGGTCCCCGGGTCCAGAATGTTTATCTGGACCCGGTTCGGCAACTGCCGCCCGCCTGGCTTTTCTCCGGGGTTGGACCCGAGCAGGATGTAAAAACCGCCCGCTACCTTGGCAAATTCAAAATCACATATTATTGGGTGGTGGAAGAAAAGGACTACCCGAGTAGCCGATCCGTTCCTTTATACACCACGGACGGTTCGCTTCTCGGTAGATTTTCCGCCTCATTTGTAAATGACTTTAAAACCGAATCAGCTGCCCGGCTCAAGGACGGCACCTGTCTCAGTTACTTAAAAAAGCAGAATCGAGCTCAAGTGGTAAAAAAATTTCTGGGCCACGGCGGATACACACTTACAGAACTCAAGTCTGTCGCAGTTGACCCCAAGGTAATTCCTCTTGGCTCAACAATTTACATCCCCCAGGCAGAGAATGTCGTTGTTGAAGGTAAACGCCTGAACGGTATCTTTTATGCCCATGATATCGGCAGCGCGGTAGACGGCAAGCACATCGACATCTTTATCGGTAAAAAATCAAATATGGCGGCATTTGCGTCAGCGGGGCTGAAAAGTTCTGGTAGCGTCGATGTCTACATTCTTGAATAA